In Streptomyces sp. NBC_00704, a genomic segment contains:
- a CDS encoding DUF6542 domain-containing protein, producing MEQHRTRPPHQGTRPGGQPLPPQADREGNRRSPHPSGRPGRPGVRRPGTAVPAEPSASGGTGAPGAVRRLPNPRLTGLGGGLFSGTLMFLLGCLDQVLFEGSLTVYSVLFLPVCVLTGLWVRGPELLAAPVVAPIAFTFGLLPVARSGDGAGERLAGLVTALATQVGWLYAGTLLAGLTILARGLRRAATRRRTGSPRR from the coding sequence GTGGAGCAACACAGGACGCGCCCCCCGCACCAAGGCACCCGACCCGGCGGGCAGCCGCTGCCGCCGCAGGCCGACCGGGAGGGGAACCGCAGATCGCCGCACCCCTCCGGCCGGCCCGGCCGCCCCGGAGTGCGGCGGCCGGGTACGGCGGTCCCGGCCGAGCCGAGCGCGTCGGGCGGGACGGGCGCGCCGGGCGCGGTGCGACGGCTGCCGAATCCGCGGCTCACCGGACTGGGCGGCGGCCTGTTCAGCGGGACCCTGATGTTCCTGCTGGGGTGCCTGGACCAGGTGCTGTTCGAGGGCTCGCTGACCGTGTACAGCGTGCTGTTCCTGCCGGTGTGCGTGCTCACCGGCCTCTGGGTGCGCGGGCCCGAGCTGCTCGCCGCGCCGGTCGTGGCGCCGATCGCCTTCACGTTCGGGCTGCTGCCGGTGGCCAGGAGCGGCGACGGGGCCGGGGAGCGGCTGGCGGGCCTGGTGACCGCGCTGGCCACGCAGGTCGGCTGGCTCTACGCGGGCACCCTGCTGGCCGGACTGACCATCCTGGCCCGCGGCCTGCGCCGGGCGGCGACCCGCCGCCGAACCGGATCCCCGCGCCGCTAG
- the ppgK gene encoding polyphosphate--glucose phosphotransferase, translating into MQIFGVDIGGSGIKGAPVDLDRGDLAQERHKVLTPQPATPEGVADGVRQVVENFGWSGPVGLTFPGVVTGGSTIRTAANVDKSWIDTDARALFGERLGGLPVTVVNDADAAGVAEVSFGAGRDRSGTVILLTFGTGIGSALFVDGVLVPNTELGHLELNGHDAEKRASSKAREDHELTWEHWARRVQKYLAHVEMLFSPELFIIGGGVSRKADKFLHLIEGIRAEIVPAQLQNNAGIVGAAMHAAAKPE; encoded by the coding sequence ATGCAGATCTTCGGCGTGGACATCGGTGGGTCCGGGATCAAGGGCGCTCCCGTGGACCTCGACAGGGGCGACCTGGCTCAGGAGCGCCACAAAGTGCTCACCCCGCAACCGGCGACTCCCGAGGGCGTCGCCGACGGTGTGCGGCAGGTCGTGGAGAACTTCGGCTGGAGCGGGCCCGTCGGCCTGACGTTCCCCGGCGTGGTGACCGGCGGATCGACCATCCGCACGGCCGCCAACGTCGACAAGAGCTGGATCGACACCGACGCGCGCGCGTTGTTCGGCGAGCGGCTCGGCGGCCTGCCGGTGACCGTGGTCAACGACGCGGACGCGGCGGGCGTCGCCGAGGTGTCCTTCGGCGCGGGCCGTGACCGCAGCGGCACGGTGATCCTGCTGACGTTCGGCACCGGCATCGGCAGCGCCCTCTTCGTCGACGGTGTCCTGGTCCCCAACACCGAGCTGGGCCACCTCGAACTGAACGGCCACGACGCGGAGAAGCGGGCCAGCAGCAAGGCCAGGGAAGACCACGAGCTGACGTGGGAGCACTGGGCGCGCCGCGTCCAGAAGTACCTGGCCCACGTCGAGATGCTCTTCTCGCCCGAGCTGTTCATCATCGGCGGCGGCGTCAGCCGCAAGGCCGACAAGTTCCTGCACCTCATCGAGGGCATAAGGGCGGAGATCGTGCCCGCCCAGCTCCAGAACAACGCGGGAATCGTGGGAGCGGCGATGCACGCGGCGGCCAAGCCGGAGTAG
- the ychF gene encoding redox-regulated ATPase YchF, protein MSLTIGIVGLPNVGKSTLFNALTKNDVLAANYPFATIEPNVGVVGVPDARLTKLAEIFSSQRILPATVDFVDIAGIVKGASEGEGLGNKFLANIRESDAICQVIRAFKDENVVHVDGKVSPKDDIETINTELILADLQTIEKVLPRLQKESRIKKDVVPKVAAVEAAKEILEKGDTLFSAGIVQGSGNEELLHDLHLLTTKPFLYVFNVDEDELVDEDFKAEQRALVAPAEAIFLNAKLEQDLAELDEDDAMELLESVGAEEPGLTTLARVGFATLGLQTYLTAGPKESRAWTIKKGATAPEAAGVIHTDFQKGFIKAEVISFADLVETGSVAEARAKGKARMEGKEYVMQDGDVVEFRFNV, encoded by the coding sequence GTGTCGCTCACGATCGGAATCGTCGGTCTGCCGAATGTCGGCAAGTCGACCCTGTTCAACGCCCTGACCAAGAACGACGTGCTGGCGGCCAACTACCCGTTCGCCACGATCGAGCCGAACGTGGGCGTGGTCGGCGTCCCCGACGCCCGCCTCACCAAGCTTGCCGAGATCTTCTCCTCGCAGCGCATCCTCCCGGCGACCGTCGACTTCGTCGACATCGCGGGCATCGTCAAGGGCGCGTCCGAGGGCGAGGGCCTGGGCAACAAGTTCCTGGCGAACATCCGCGAGTCCGACGCGATCTGCCAGGTCATCCGCGCCTTCAAGGACGAGAACGTCGTCCACGTCGACGGCAAGGTCTCGCCCAAGGACGACATCGAGACGATCAACACCGAGCTGATCCTCGCCGACCTCCAGACCATCGAGAAGGTCCTGCCCCGCCTCCAGAAGGAGTCGCGGATCAAGAAGGACGTCGTCCCCAAGGTCGCGGCGGTCGAGGCGGCGAAGGAGATCCTGGAGAAGGGCGACACCCTCTTCTCCGCGGGCATCGTCCAGGGTTCCGGCAACGAGGAACTCCTGCACGACCTGCACCTGCTCACCACCAAGCCGTTCCTCTACGTCTTCAACGTCGACGAGGACGAACTGGTCGACGAGGACTTCAAGGCCGAGCAGCGTGCCCTGGTCGCCCCCGCCGAGGCGATCTTCCTCAACGCCAAGCTGGAGCAGGACCTCGCCGAGCTGGACGAGGACGACGCGATGGAGCTGCTGGAGTCGGTCGGCGCCGAGGAGCCCGGCCTCACCACCCTCGCCCGCGTCGGCTTCGCCACCCTCGGCCTGCAGACGTACCTCACGGCCGGTCCCAAGGAGTCCCGCGCCTGGACGATCAAGAAGGGGGCCACCGCCCCCGAGGCCGCCGGCGTCATCCACACCGACTTCCAGAAGGGCTTCATCAAGGCGGAGGTCATCTCCTTCGCCGACCTGGTGGAGACCGGCTCGGTCGCCGAGGCCCGCGCGAAGGGCAAGGCCCGCATGGAGGGCAAGGAGTACGTGATGCAGGACGGCGACGTGGTGGAGTTCCGGTTCAACGTGTAG
- a CDS encoding 4-hydroxy-3-methylbut-2-enyl diphosphate reductase — translation MGRMTASPGRRRVLLAAPRGYCAGVDRAVIAVEKALEQYGAPVYVRHEIVHNKYVVQTLEKKGAVFVERTEEVPPGNIVMFSAHGVAPVVHEEAARGRLATIDATCPLVTKVHKEAVRFAQEDYDILLIGHEGHEEVIGTSGEAPDHIQLVDGPADVAKVEVRDPSKIVWLSQTTLSVDETMETVDALKEKFPQLVSPPSDDICYATQNRQLAVKQMGAEAELVIVVGSRNSSNSKRLVEVAKLAGSRAAHLVDFASEIDEAWLEGVTTVGVTSGASVPEVLVEEVLGWLAERGYADVELVKAAEEHITFSLPKELRRDLREEAAALVAERGGSGASGSSAE, via the coding sequence ATGGGACGCATGACTGCTTCGCCTGGCCGCCGCCGTGTCCTGCTCGCCGCTCCCCGGGGCTACTGCGCGGGCGTCGACCGCGCCGTGATCGCCGTCGAGAAGGCGCTGGAGCAGTACGGGGCGCCGGTCTACGTCCGGCACGAGATCGTCCACAACAAGTACGTCGTGCAGACCCTGGAGAAGAAGGGCGCCGTCTTCGTCGAGCGGACGGAGGAGGTGCCGCCGGGCAACATCGTCATGTTCTCCGCGCACGGCGTCGCCCCCGTCGTCCACGAGGAGGCCGCGCGCGGGCGTCTGGCCACCATCGACGCGACGTGCCCGCTGGTCACCAAGGTTCACAAGGAAGCCGTGCGCTTCGCCCAGGAGGACTACGACATCCTCCTCATCGGGCACGAGGGCCACGAGGAGGTCATCGGCACCTCCGGCGAGGCCCCGGACCACATCCAGCTCGTCGACGGCCCCGCGGACGTCGCCAAGGTCGAGGTCCGCGACCCGTCGAAGATCGTCTGGCTCTCCCAGACCACGCTCTCCGTCGACGAGACGATGGAGACGGTCGACGCCCTGAAGGAGAAGTTCCCGCAGCTCGTCTCCCCGCCGAGCGACGACATCTGCTACGCCACGCAGAACCGTCAGCTCGCGGTGAAGCAGATGGGCGCGGAGGCCGAACTCGTCATCGTGGTCGGTTCGCGCAACTCCTCCAACTCCAAGCGGCTCGTCGAGGTCGCCAAGCTCGCCGGATCCCGCGCCGCCCACCTCGTGGACTTCGCGAGCGAGATCGACGAGGCGTGGCTGGAGGGCGTGACCACGGTCGGCGTCACCTCGGGCGCCTCCGTCCCGGAGGTCCTCGTGGAGGAGGTCCTGGGCTGGCTCGCCGAGCGCGGGTACGCAGACGTCGAGCTGGTCAAGGCCGCCGAGGAGCACATCACCTTCTCGCTGCCCAAGGAACTCCGCCGTGACCTGCGCGAAGAGGCAGCGGCGCTGGTCGCCGAGCGTGGCGGAAGCGGCGCTTCCGGCTCCTCGGCTGAGTGA
- a CDS encoding exodeoxyribonuclease VII small subunit — protein sequence MTSRTDEALGYEQARDELIEVVRRLEAGGTTLEESLALWERGEELAKVCRRWLEGARARLDAALAVEDEEVPGGAADA from the coding sequence ATGACGAGCAGGACGGACGAGGCCCTCGGTTACGAGCAGGCCCGCGACGAGTTGATCGAGGTCGTACGGCGTCTGGAGGCGGGGGGCACCACGCTGGAGGAGTCGCTCGCCCTGTGGGAGCGGGGCGAGGAGCTGGCCAAGGTGTGCCGCCGCTGGCTGGAGGGCGCCCGGGCGCGACTGGACGCGGCCCTGGCGGTGGAGGACGAGGAGGTTCCGGGAGGCGCGGCCGACGCGTGA
- a CDS encoding malonic semialdehyde reductase: MSLVLDPAAQDLLFREARTANTFTDEPVTDEQVQAIYDLVKYGPTAFNQTPLRITLVRSPEARERLVRHMAEGNQAKTSTAPLVAILSADNEFHEELPTLFPAFPQAKDLFFSERPAREGAAALNAALQAAYFIIGVRAAGLAAGPMTGVDLEGVRKEFLDGDHTPLMVVNIGRPGEGAWYPRSPRLAYDEVVTTV; the protein is encoded by the coding sequence ATGTCTCTCGTTCTCGACCCCGCCGCCCAGGACCTGCTGTTCCGCGAGGCCCGCACCGCGAACACCTTCACCGACGAGCCGGTGACCGACGAGCAGGTCCAGGCGATCTACGACCTGGTCAAGTACGGGCCGACGGCGTTCAACCAGACCCCGCTGCGCATCACCCTGGTCCGCTCCCCCGAGGCCCGCGAGCGCCTCGTGCGGCACATGGCGGAGGGCAACCAGGCCAAGACCTCGACCGCCCCGCTGGTCGCGATCCTCTCCGCGGACAACGAGTTCCACGAGGAACTCCCCACCCTCTTCCCGGCCTTCCCGCAGGCCAAGGACCTCTTCTTCAGCGAGCGTCCGGCCCGTGAGGGCGCCGCCGCGCTGAACGCCGCGCTCCAGGCCGCGTACTTCATCATCGGCGTCCGCGCCGCGGGTCTCGCCGCCGGCCCGATGACCGGCGTGGACCTGGAGGGCGTCCGCAAGGAGTTCCTGGACGGCGACCACACCCCGCTGATGGTCGTCAACATCGGCCGCCCCGGCGAGGGCGCCTGGTACCCGCGCTCCCCGCGCCTGGCCTACGACGAGGTCGTCACCACCGTCTGA
- a CDS encoding TetR/AcrR family transcriptional regulator, protein MTTEVKQSPRGRLLEAAATLTYRDGVGIGVEALCKAAGVSKRSMYQLFESKDELLAASLKERAAAFGASLLPPADDGRSPRERILYVFERVESQAVAPDFQGCRYLAVQIELKDQAHPASRVAHQIKANLTAFFRSEAERGGASDPDLLARQLTLVFDGASARAGIGADNLTGLVAPTVTTLLDAAGIAAGVNS, encoded by the coding sequence ATGACTACCGAAGTGAAGCAAAGCCCCCGGGGGCGGCTGCTGGAGGCGGCAGCCACGCTCACCTACCGCGATGGCGTCGGCATCGGTGTCGAGGCGCTGTGCAAGGCGGCGGGGGTGTCGAAGCGCTCCATGTACCAGCTGTTCGAGAGCAAGGACGAACTGCTGGCGGCGAGCCTGAAGGAGCGTGCCGCCGCTTTCGGGGCGAGTCTCCTGCCCCCGGCGGATGACGGCCGTTCCCCCCGCGAGCGGATCCTGTACGTCTTCGAGCGGGTGGAATCGCAGGCGGTTGCGCCCGACTTCCAAGGCTGCCGGTACCTGGCTGTGCAGATCGAGCTCAAGGATCAGGCCCACCCCGCGAGCCGGGTGGCCCACCAGATCAAAGCGAACCTGACGGCCTTCTTCCGCTCCGAGGCCGAACGGGGTGGGGCGAGTGATCCCGACCTGCTGGCCCGGCAGCTCACCCTGGTCTTCGACGGCGCCAGCGCGCGCGCGGGGATCGGCGCCGACAATCTGACCGGGCTCGTCGCGCCCACGGTGACCACCCTGCTGGATGCGGCGGGCATTGCGGCGGGCGTGAACTCATGA
- a CDS encoding WhiB family transcriptional regulator translates to MLQPPHSSLQVAAVPAQRVPARDRDQDAPWHTEAVCRRDEAGLFFAPSKEPTAARLSREEAAKRVCARCPVMVECREHALLQPEPYGVWGGLTAAERRVVLARRRRRDVELQKARAAGRIAQAG, encoded by the coding sequence GTGCTGCAACCGCCGCATTCGTCCCTGCAGGTCGCCGCCGTCCCGGCCCAGCGGGTGCCAGCGCGCGACAGGGACCAAGACGCTCCCTGGCACACCGAGGCGGTGTGCCGCCGGGACGAGGCAGGCCTGTTCTTCGCCCCCTCCAAGGAGCCCACGGCCGCCCGGCTCTCGCGGGAGGAAGCGGCGAAGCGGGTCTGCGCGCGCTGTCCGGTGATGGTGGAGTGCCGCGAGCACGCGCTGTTGCAGCCCGAGCCCTACGGCGTGTGGGGCGGCCTCACCGCCGCCGAGCGCCGTGTGGTCCTCGCCCGGCGCCGGCGCCGTGACGTCGAACTGCAGAAGGCGCGCGCGGCGGGCCGCATAGCGCAGGCCGGTTAG
- a CDS encoding DUF4245 domain-containing protein: protein MAGSNGKQKTARDMILSLGLIMIAAWVIYLFIPHEDHAPDVKRVDYRVELLTARRAASYPVAAPEGLPDTWKATSVRFKGDDFDAWHLGFQAPDGEYVAIEQSTQRRSQFIDEASQGSTATDVTERIGGRTWTRYTGGRYDALVLEDAKGSTTVVAGTGGFGRLRTMAGALKLA, encoded by the coding sequence GTGGCAGGTTCGAACGGCAAACAGAAGACGGCCCGGGACATGATCCTCTCCCTGGGGCTGATCATGATCGCGGCGTGGGTCATCTACCTCTTCATCCCGCACGAGGACCACGCTCCCGACGTCAAGCGGGTCGACTACCGCGTCGAGCTGCTCACCGCGCGCCGCGCGGCGTCGTACCCGGTGGCCGCGCCCGAGGGCCTGCCCGACACGTGGAAGGCGACCTCGGTGCGCTTCAAGGGCGACGACTTCGACGCCTGGCACCTCGGTTTCCAGGCCCCCGACGGGGAGTACGTGGCCATCGAGCAGTCCACTCAGCGCCGCTCGCAGTTCATCGACGAGGCCAGCCAGGGCTCGACCGCGACCGACGTCACCGAGCGGATCGGCGGCCGCACCTGGACCCGCTACACCGGCGGCCGCTACGACGCCCTCGTCCTCGAGGACGCCAAGGGCTCCACCACGGTGGTCGCGGGCACGGGCGGCTTCGGCCGGCTGAGGACGATGGCGGGTGCGCTGAAGCTGGCGTGA
- the xseA gene encoding exodeoxyribonuclease VII large subunit, whose translation MAVNTSADAPLPVGQVSRLIGGWIDRLGAVWVEGQITQLSRRPGAGVVFLTLRDPSHDISVGVTCFRQVYDAVADVVGEGARVVVHAKPEWYAPRGQLSLRALEIKPVGVGELLARLEQLKKSLAAEGLFAPSRKKPLPFLPQLIGLVCGRASAAERDVLENARHRWPAVRFEVRNVAVQGVHAVTQVVQAVKELDALEEVDVIVVARGGGSVEDLLPFSDEQLVRAVAACRTPVVSAIGHEPDNPLLDHVADLRASTPTDAAKKVVPDVGEELERVRMLRGRARRCVESSVEREERGLAHALARPAIQDPHRMIDERSDHVASLVDRTRRTLGHLLDRADSELTHTHARVVALSPAATLKRGYAVLQRADGHVVRGPDEVTALDVLRARVAEGEFTVRVDASDGAAPTDEAHSPGTETGSGADTASGAGRVDEQAATGKGMGA comes from the coding sequence ATGGCTGTGAACACGTCCGCGGACGCCCCGCTGCCCGTCGGCCAGGTCTCGCGGCTCATCGGAGGATGGATCGACCGGCTCGGCGCGGTGTGGGTCGAGGGGCAGATCACCCAGCTTTCCCGGCGCCCGGGAGCAGGCGTCGTCTTTCTGACGCTGCGGGACCCTTCGCACGACATCTCCGTGGGCGTGACGTGCTTCCGCCAGGTCTACGACGCGGTCGCGGACGTCGTCGGCGAGGGCGCGCGGGTCGTCGTCCACGCCAAACCGGAGTGGTACGCGCCGCGCGGACAGCTGTCGTTGCGGGCCCTGGAGATAAAGCCGGTCGGCGTCGGGGAACTCCTGGCGCGGCTGGAGCAGTTGAAGAAGTCGCTGGCCGCGGAGGGGCTCTTCGCCCCGTCGCGGAAGAAGCCGCTGCCCTTTCTGCCGCAGCTGATCGGGCTGGTGTGCGGGCGGGCCTCCGCCGCGGAGCGGGACGTCCTGGAGAACGCCCGGCACCGCTGGCCGGCGGTCCGCTTCGAGGTGCGCAACGTCGCCGTGCAGGGGGTGCACGCGGTGACGCAGGTCGTCCAGGCGGTGAAGGAGCTGGACGCGCTGGAGGAGGTCGACGTCATCGTCGTCGCGCGGGGCGGCGGAAGCGTGGAGGATCTGCTGCCGTTCTCCGACGAGCAGCTGGTCCGCGCGGTCGCCGCCTGCCGTACGCCGGTCGTCTCGGCCATCGGGCACGAGCCGGACAACCCCCTGCTCGACCATGTGGCCGACCTGCGCGCCTCGACGCCGACCGACGCCGCGAAGAAGGTGGTGCCGGACGTCGGCGAGGAGCTGGAGCGGGTGCGGATGCTGCGCGGGCGCGCCCGCAGGTGCGTGGAGTCGTCCGTGGAGCGGGAGGAGCGCGGGCTCGCGCACGCCCTCGCGCGGCCCGCGATACAGGATCCGCACCGGATGATCGACGAGCGGTCCGACCACGTCGCCTCGCTGGTGGACCGCACACGGCGCACGCTCGGCCACCTCCTGGACCGTGCCGACTCCGAGCTGACGCACACGCACGCGCGCGTGGTCGCCCTGTCGCCGGCCGCCACCCTCAAGCGCGGGTACGCGGTGCTACAGCGGGCCGACGGGCATGTGGTCCGGGGCCCGGACGAGGTGACGGCGCTCGACGTGCTGCGCGCGCGGGTCGCCGAGGGCGAGTTCACCGTCCGCGTCGACGCCTCGGACGGCGCCGCGCCCACGGACGAGGCCCACAGCCCGGGCACGGAGACGGGAAGCGGCGCGGACACGGCAAGCGGCGCGGGGCGCGTCGACGAGCAGGCAGCAACCGGCAAGGGAATGGGTGCATGA
- a CDS encoding DUF3533 domain-containing protein, giving the protein MGCPCRDRAGIGASGLVNADKGAAVGGRQVNLGAGITESIGKSAASGDRIDWKVMDEKEMKEELGKGELYGALVVPADFTSAATALIGTASTASTGIPARPTLTVLTNQSAGSVGSSLARTATTQAAESASHQVGKGLLSQGGTGQAKLPAAARVLLADPAAVTVEDGHPLDPHSGLGLTAFYYALVLVVCGMLSANVISGQVDHALGYTHNDMGPLRLHRPLIRATRVQTLAIGSTLMAGLSLLMGSLVMAGAVGLMGMHAAHLPLLWLYSVCAIAVSGIGALTLLAVFGTPGMLVVTLVFIGMAVPTAGATTPLQALPGFYRFLAEFEPLRQITGGIRSILYYDAQADAGLTRGWVMMAVGLVAAALFGFGMTGWYDRKGLHRIPAETEPGLGTTAAPA; this is encoded by the coding sequence ATGGGATGCCCGTGCCGGGATCGTGCTGGGATTGGTGCGAGCGGCCTGGTCAACGCCGACAAGGGGGCCGCTGTCGGTGGCAGGCAGGTCAACCTGGGGGCCGGGATCACCGAGTCGATCGGGAAGTCCGCCGCGAGCGGGGACAGGATCGACTGGAAGGTGATGGACGAGAAGGAGATGAAGGAGGAACTCGGCAAGGGCGAGCTGTACGGCGCGCTCGTCGTCCCCGCCGACTTCACCTCCGCCGCCACCGCACTGATCGGCACGGCGAGCACCGCGAGCACCGGGATCCCGGCCCGCCCGACGCTGACGGTGCTGACGAACCAGTCCGCCGGCAGCGTGGGCTCCAGCCTGGCCCGGACGGCGACGACGCAGGCGGCCGAGAGCGCCTCGCACCAGGTGGGCAAGGGGCTCCTGTCCCAGGGCGGGACCGGGCAGGCGAAGCTGCCCGCGGCGGCCCGCGTCCTGCTGGCCGACCCGGCCGCCGTCACCGTCGAGGACGGCCATCCCCTCGACCCGCACAGCGGCCTGGGCCTGACGGCGTTCTACTACGCCCTCGTCCTCGTGGTCTGCGGCATGCTCTCCGCCAACGTCATCAGCGGCCAGGTGGACCACGCCCTCGGCTACACCCACAACGACATGGGACCGCTGCGCCTGCACCGCCCGCTGATCCGGGCGACCCGGGTGCAGACCCTCGCCATCGGCAGCACCCTCATGGCCGGGCTGTCCCTGCTGATGGGGAGCCTGGTCATGGCGGGCGCGGTCGGTCTCATGGGGATGCACGCCGCCCATCTGCCACTGCTGTGGCTGTACTCGGTGTGCGCCATCGCGGTCTCCGGGATCGGCGCGCTGACCCTGCTGGCCGTCTTCGGCACACCCGGCATGCTGGTGGTCACGCTGGTCTTCATCGGAATGGCGGTGCCGACGGCGGGCGCCACCACGCCGCTTCAGGCGCTGCCCGGCTTCTACCGCTTCCTGGCGGAGTTCGAACCGCTGCGGCAGATCACCGGCGGCATCCGCTCGATCCTCTACTACGACGCCCAGGCCGACGCCGGCCTGACCCGGGGCTGGGTCATGATGGCGGTCGGCCTCGTGGCAGCCGCCCTCTTCGGCTTCGGCATGACCGGCTGGTACGACCGCAAGGGGCTGCATCGCATCCCCGCCGAGACGGAGCCCGGGCTCGGGACGACGGCTGCCCCGGCGTAG
- the glpX gene encoding class II fructose-bisphosphatase yields MTEHHHLPSELDVPSEAPDRNLALELVRVTEAAAMAAGRWVGRGDKNGADGAAVRAMRTLVSTVSMNGVVVIGEGEKDEAPMLFNGERVGDGTGPEVDIAVDPIDGTTLTAKGMPNAIAVLAATERGAMFDPSAVFYMDKLVTGPEAAEFVDIDAPVEVNIRRIAKAKRATPEDVTVVILDRPRHAGIIEEIRATGARIKLISDGDVAGSILALREGTGVDLLLGVGGTPEGIISACAVKCLGGVIQGKLWPKDDEERQRAIDAGHDLDRVLTTEDLVTGENVFFVATGITDGELLRGVRYRSETAITDSIVMRSKSGTVRRIDSEHRLSKLRAYSAVDFDRAK; encoded by the coding sequence ATGACCGAGCATCATCATTTGCCGTCCGAGCTGGACGTTCCCTCCGAGGCCCCCGACCGCAACCTCGCCCTGGAACTCGTCCGGGTGACCGAGGCCGCCGCCATGGCCGCCGGCCGCTGGGTGGGACGCGGGGACAAGAACGGCGCCGACGGCGCCGCGGTGCGCGCCATGCGCACCCTCGTCTCCACCGTGTCGATGAACGGCGTGGTCGTCATCGGAGAGGGCGAGAAGGACGAAGCCCCGATGCTCTTCAACGGCGAGCGCGTCGGCGACGGCACCGGGCCCGAGGTCGACATCGCGGTCGACCCGATCGACGGCACCACGCTGACGGCCAAGGGCATGCCGAACGCGATCGCCGTCCTCGCCGCCACCGAGCGCGGGGCGATGTTCGACCCGTCCGCCGTGTTCTACATGGACAAGCTGGTCACCGGGCCGGAGGCGGCCGAGTTCGTCGACATCGACGCGCCCGTCGAGGTCAACATCCGCCGGATCGCCAAGGCCAAGCGGGCCACGCCCGAGGACGTCACCGTCGTCATCCTGGACCGGCCGCGGCACGCGGGCATCATCGAGGAGATCCGGGCGACCGGCGCGCGCATCAAGCTGATCTCCGACGGCGACGTGGCCGGCTCGATCCTGGCCCTGCGCGAGGGCACCGGCGTCGACCTGCTGCTCGGCGTCGGCGGCACGCCCGAGGGCATCATCTCGGCCTGCGCCGTGAAGTGCCTGGGCGGCGTCATCCAGGGCAAGCTGTGGCCCAAGGACGACGAGGAGCGGCAGCGCGCGATCGACGCCGGACACGATCTCGACCGGGTGCTCACCACCGAGGACCTGGTCACGGGCGAGAACGTGTTCTTCGTCGCGACCGGCATCACCGACGGCGAGTTGCTGCGCGGGGTGCGCTACCGCTCGGAGACCGCGATCACCGACTCGATCGTGATGCGGTCGAAGTCCGGGACGGTGCGGCGCATCGACTCCGAGCACCGGCTGAGCAAACTGCGCGCCTACAGCGCCGTCGACTTCGACCGGGCGAAGTAG
- a CDS encoding DUF1707 SHOCT-like domain-containing protein produces MDLQKQSSAPAAAPTAPAPAAELRASDADRDRIADMLRDALAEGRLTADEHAERVEGVLAAKTVGELEAFVRDLPAAHARRAAPASAPSRPTAGAIPADPDDNVVAIFSSAVRRGRWRAGRRIHAYAVFGSVEIDLTEALFEYQQVVIKAISVFGNVEVRVPENVSLRGTGGAVLGNFEVDALDSPQPDAPVVYVDGWAVLGNVEGRPKRGKLVADILDRVQHKIDKGLRRHLDR; encoded by the coding sequence GTGGACCTTCAGAAGCAGAGCAGCGCCCCTGCCGCCGCCCCCACGGCCCCCGCGCCGGCCGCCGAACTGCGTGCGTCCGACGCCGACCGCGACCGTATCGCCGACATGCTGCGCGACGCCCTGGCGGAGGGCAGGCTGACGGCCGACGAGCACGCCGAGCGGGTCGAGGGCGTGCTGGCCGCCAAGACGGTCGGCGAGCTGGAGGCGTTCGTCCGGGACCTGCCCGCGGCGCACGCCCGGCGTGCGGCTCCCGCCTCCGCCCCCTCCCGTCCCACCGCCGGCGCGATTCCGGCCGACCCCGACGACAACGTCGTCGCGATCTTCAGCAGCGCGGTCCGCCGCGGGCGCTGGCGAGCGGGCCGGCGCATCCACGCCTACGCGGTCTTCGGCAGCGTGGAGATCGACCTCACCGAGGCCCTCTTCGAGTACCAGCAGGTGGTGATCAAGGCGATCTCGGTCTTCGGCAACGTGGAGGTCCGCGTCCCGGAGAACGTGTCGCTGCGCGGCACCGGCGGCGCGGTGCTGGGCAACTTCGAGGTGGACGCGCTCGACTCCCCGCAGCCGGACGCGCCGGTGGTCTACGTGGACGGCTGGGCGGTCCTGGGCAACGTCGAGGGCCGGCCGAAGCGGGGCAAGCTGGTGGCGGACATCCTCGACCGCGTGCAGCACAAGATCGACAAGGGGCTGCGCAGGCACCTGGACCGCTGA